In Methanofollis aquaemaris, the genomic window GTGAAGGGTCTGGAGAGGTCGGCGTGCTGCCTGAGGAGGGCGGTGTCCTCGAGGAGTGCCCCGGCCCCGGCGAGGTCGTCGAAGTAGAGGGCGGCGTCGCCGAAGTTCCCGGTGAACTCGGGGATCTTGCGGGCGACGACCGGCAGGCCGCTGGCGAGCGCCTCCAGGATGACCATCGGGAGGCCCTCGGCGAAACTGGGCATGAAGAAGACGTCGGCGCTGCAGTAGGCCGCGGTGATGTCCTCGACGAACCCGGTGAAGAGGACGTTCTTGCCGCACTTACTCTTCTCCTCTTCGATCCGGCCGTGGTCTTTTGAGAACCTGCCGTAGGGGAACCCGCCGACCCAGACAAACCTGGTGTCCGGGTGGTCCCGCGAGAGGGCGAGGAAGTCGTAGATGCCTTTCCGGGGTGTCTGCTGGGCGACGGTGAGCACCACCTGCTCGTCCTCGCCGATCCCGTACGTCTCGCGGAAGGCCGCCCGCTTCTCGGCGTCGGGTCTGAACCGTTCCCTGTTCACGCCGTTCGGGATGAGGGTGGTAGGGACGTCGGGGGCGAACTCGCGCACCTCCTCGTCGCAGAGCGGCGAGATGGTGATGATGTGGTCGAAGCCCTGGTATATGCCGGGGTAAAAGTTGTTGACGGTATCAGAGAAGGCGAGGTTGCCGGCGTTGAGTCGTGGCGTCGAGTGGGCGGTGAGTACGGTCACCGCGCCGCTCAGTTTTTTGTTTGCGAGGGCGAGGGGACCGAAGGTATGGTAGTGGACCAGGTCGAAGTCCCGGCCGTGAGCGTTCCAGGAGACTTCGGGGCCGCCGTTGCCGTCGGCGAGCGCCCGGTACAGGGTCTTTGCCAGGGTGGCGCAGCCGATATATTTGAAAAAGAGCATGTCCTCGACGAAAAAGTTGACTTTCATGAAAACTCCTTCGCAAACTCGATGACGTGACGGATGCACCCGTCCATATTGAGGTACTCGAACTCGGAGAACCGGCCGACAAGATCGATCCCGAGGCTCTCGCAGTACTCCCTGACGATCTTGATATTCTCCAGGTAGGCGAGGTCGTAGATGACGTAGGCGTATTTCTGGCGTTCGACCGAGGTGGTGAGCACCTGGTCGCGCGAGGCGATGACTCCCATCTCCATGAGGCCGTCGACGGTGGAGGCGACGAGGTCGTCGTCGGAGAGGGCCGCGGTGGGGTCGCCGTCGCGGTAGGTCACTTCGGCGAGGACCGAACTGCACCCTTCGGGGGCGTTGGTGTCGCTGTAGCCTGAGGGGAAGGAGATCCGGTTGAAGGGGCCGAGTTCTTCCTGCGGGACATAGACCCAGGAGTACGGCGGGACGTCGCCCCTGAGTCCGAGGCAGACGCAGGCGACCGAGTTGTACTTGAGGGCCCGGCAGGCCGCGGCAACGTCGTGTGGGACGCCGTCGAGGGCAGGGAGGAGGGCCTGGAGGGGGATGGTGGAGATGCACCGGTCGGCGACGACCTCTTCGGTGCCGTCGGAGATCACCCAGCGGTCGCCCTTGCGCCTGACCGACCTGACCGCAAACCCGGTCCTGATGGCGTCCTCGATCGGTGCGGCGACGGCCTTCACCATCGCCTCGATCCCGCCCTCCTGCGGGTACGAGAAGACCGACTGGTGGGTGTAGCCCTCGGTCTCGATCCCGACCGCCGACCTGACCACATCCTCCACCGGCGGCCTTGGCACGCGGCCGTCCATCCAGTGGGCCGACATCTCCTCCGGCGGGAACTTCCAGATCTTTCTGTTGTACGGGAGCATGTAGCACGCCGCGATCCCCTCGCCGAAGGTGGTGCGGATCCACTCGCCGAAGTTCTCGGGCGGTTTCACCTCGCCCTTCTCCGCGGCGATGAGCGCCTTGATGAACTCGTTGATGCAGAAGAAGAGGTCGTCCTTCGGGAGGTCGGCAAGTCCGTTCTCGAAGGGGTACTTCACGTACCGCCCCTTGTAGAAGATCTTCGTCTTTCTCTGCCGTTCGGTCCGGTTCTCCCCGAGCGCCTCCTTCATGAGGGAGAGGACCTCTGTATCTCTTGAAAATATAATGTGCGACCCGCCGGTGTCGAAGGTGAAGCCGTCGATGACCTTCGACCGGCAGAGCCCGCCGTACCCGGACTCAGCCTCAAGGACCACCACGTCCTCGCCCTGCTGACGCAGCAGTCGCGCCAGTGTTATGCCGGTCAGTCCGCCGCCCAATATCGCCGTTTTCACGGTGTAATAGGTTTGTGGAGGATTCATTTATGGTTGTTGATATTCGGTGAACGGCCCAGGATCATGATGAACGGGGGGAGAAAAGGGGAGGCCGGAGGGCGGTCGAGCATGGATGCACCGTCGACTTCCGTCTTACTTCATGTACCGCGAATAACTCTCTATCGTATAGACCGCCGCGAGGGGGTTGTGGCCGAGCAAGCGATCCTTGGCGGCGAGGACGGTGCAGGGCGCCTCCGCATATTTCATGAAGAGGGAGTCGTGCCCGACGCAGAGGCCGAGCATGATGTTGAACTCGGTCTCTGCGGCATTGAGGAGCATGGCCTGGAAGATGGGATTGCAGATCTGCTCGTCGGTGCCCGGCGCCACCTTCTCCTGGTCGGAGACGCCGAGAGTCTCTTTCGGGACGCGGCCCGCCTTGCAGACCACCGAGATGACTTCAAAACCCCGCCCCCTGAAGAAACGCTCCACCGCCGCCGCCTCCTTTGCAAGGCCGGTGCAGAAGGCAAGGCCGAGGCGGCGGTATCCCATCTTCCCGGCAAACTCGGCCGTCTCCTCAAGCCGGCACTTCACCGGCCTGAGGCGGTCGTACCCCTGCTCCTTATCTCCATAGCCCTCGCCCTCCTGGACCGCCGCCGCCCGTGCAAAGGCGGCCACGGCAGGGCGGCGGTACTCCTCCATCGCGGCGGCCAGCACTTCGGCCTGCTCTGCCGTCGGACATCCTGGGATCGACCTCCCGTCTTTTGTCCTGCAGAGTTGCTCGTCTTTTTTGATCCCGCATCTGGCGCATGCAGGGTAGCCTCCTTCCATGGATCACTCCTGGGGGGCCGGGTAAAAATAGAGAGAGATTGCGGCAGTCCGTTCACCGGAGGTGGATGAACTTGCCGGTCAGCGTGGCGTCGAGCACCTTCGCATCGGTCTTCGTGGTCGCCATGCTGACGACGACCATCGTGACCGCCGAGAGGAGGAAGGCATACATGCTGAAATGGAAGGGCATCTTGTCGACCACATAGTACCAGTAGCCAAGCGCCCCGCCTGAGACCAGACCGACCAGCATCGAGGCGATGGCACCCTCTCTGGTCGCACCCCGCCAGTACAGCCCGGCGAGGAGAGGCACCGCAAAGGTGGCGAGCATGATCCCGATCCCGGACCACATCAACCACGCGAGCATCTGGGGCGGGTTGATCGCGAGGAGGAGCGTCCCGCCGGCGGCCACGACGACCGCGACCCTGGAGACGAGGAGCACCTCTTTGTCGCTGGCCGAGGGCCTGAAGATATTCTTCCAGACATCCCAGGCAAACATCGAGCCCACCGTGAGCATCAACCGGTCGGTCGTCGACATCACGGCCGCGAGCACGATCACCGCAAAGAACGACCAGACCCAGAGGTTGGGCATGGCGTACTCCAGCCCTGAGATGAAGATGAAGTCCTGGGCATTGGGCACGTCGGGGAGAATGATGCTCCCCTCCTCGACGAGCACCCGGCCGGCAAACCCGGCAAACTTCATCAGGAGCATCACGACCGCGTAGACCGCGAAGGCGATGAGCGGCGACCACTTGAAGTAGCGCTCCTCCTTTGCCGCCAGCACATTGTTGATGACGTGCGGGGCGCAGGCAAGCCCTACCGTGAGCATCAGCCCGAACGAGAGGAGAAACTCGGGCGTGAAGGTCATCCCCTCGGTGAGGTACGGCTGAACAAAGGTCGGGTCGATCCCGGCCATCACCTCGTTGATATGGCCCATCCCGCCGGCTTTCATGATGAGGATCGGCGCGATCGCAAGCACCCCCACGATAAGGAGGCCGCCCTGGATCACCGTCGTCCACGAGACGGCGTACAGCCCGCCGACCACGGTGTAGGCGGTGATGATGACGCCCGAGATGATCAGCGCCTGCCAGTGGGGGATCTCAAAGAGCCAGACGAGCACGATGGAGATCGCAGTGTACTGTCCAATCAGGTAGATGAGGGAGACGATGATCCCGGCCACCGCCGAGAGTCCTCGCATGACCTTCGGGCTCTCGAAGCGGTCGGCAAGATAGTCCTCGACCGTCAGGTAGTTGTTCTTCTTCCCGATCCGGTGGAGTTTGACGCCGAAGACGATGATACAGAAGGAGGCGGCCAGCGGGACGAAGAGTTGTTCCCAGATGGAGGGCCACCCGGTGGTGAAGCCGAGCCCGCTCACCCCGAGCAGGGTCATCCCCGAGCAGATGGAGGAGACCATCAGGATGGTGAAGACCCAGAACCCGAGCGACCTTCCGGCGACGATGTAGTCCTCGGTGTTGTGGATCTTGCCCGAGGCCCAGGCCCCGATCACGATGAGGACCAGGAAGTAGAGGCCGATGATCCCGGCCGTGACCGGTTCGATCATACCTCGTCCTCTTTGAAGACGAACGCCCAGAGGGTGAGCATGACGGTGACCGCAATGAAGGCGGTGCTGACGATGGCAAGTGTCTCGAATGGAAGGCCGATCATAGTACTATGTCAATGT contains:
- a CDS encoding glycosyltransferase family 4 protein; its protein translation is MKVNFFVEDMLFFKYIGCATLAKTLYRALADGNGGPEVSWNAHGRDFDLVHYHTFGPLALANKKLSGAVTVLTAHSTPRLNAGNLAFSDTVNNFYPGIYQGFDHIITISPLCDEEVREFAPDVPTTLIPNGVNRERFRPDAEKRAAFRETYGIGEDEQVVLTVAQQTPRKGIYDFLALSRDHPDTRFVWVGGFPYGRFSKDHGRIEEEKSKCGKNVLFTGFVEDITAAYCSADVFFMPSFAEGLPMVILEALASGLPVVARKIPEFTGNFGDAALYFDDLAGAGALLEDTALLRQHADLSRPFTERYDIRKVSDLHVRLYQELTSS
- a CDS encoding protoporphyrinogen/coproporphyrinogen oxidase — protein: MNPPQTYYTVKTAILGGGLTGITLARLLRQQGEDVVVLEAESGYGGLCRSKVIDGFTFDTGGSHIIFSRDTEVLSLMKEALGENRTERQRKTKIFYKGRYVKYPFENGLADLPKDDLFFCINEFIKALIAAEKGEVKPPENFGEWIRTTFGEGIAACYMLPYNRKIWKFPPEEMSAHWMDGRVPRPPVEDVVRSAVGIETEGYTHQSVFSYPQEGGIEAMVKAVAAPIEDAIRTGFAVRSVRRKGDRWVISDGTEEVVADRCISTIPLQALLPALDGVPHDVAAACRALKYNSVACVCLGLRGDVPPYSWVYVPQEELGPFNRISFPSGYSDTNAPEGCSSVLAEVTYRDGDPTAALSDDDLVASTVDGLMEMGVIASRDQVLTTSVERQKYAYVIYDLAYLENIKIVREYCESLGIDLVGRFSEFEYLNMDGCIRHVIEFAKEFS
- a CDS encoding DUF1847 domain-containing protein, whose protein sequence is MEGGYPACARCGIKKDEQLCRTKDGRSIPGCPTAEQAEVLAAAMEEYRRPAVAAFARAAAVQEGEGYGDKEQGYDRLRPVKCRLEETAEFAGKMGYRRLGLAFCTGLAKEAAAVERFFRGRGFEVISVVCKAGRVPKETLGVSDQEKVAPGTDEQICNPIFQAMLLNAAETEFNIMLGLCVGHDSLFMKYAEAPCTVLAAKDRLLGHNPLAAVYTIESYSRYMK
- a CDS encoding sodium:solute symporter family protein, translating into MIEPVTAGIIGLYFLVLIVIGAWASGKIHNTEDYIVAGRSLGFWVFTILMVSSICSGMTLLGVSGLGFTTGWPSIWEQLFVPLAASFCIIVFGVKLHRIGKKNNYLTVEDYLADRFESPKVMRGLSAVAGIIVSLIYLIGQYTAISIVLVWLFEIPHWQALIISGVIITAYTVVGGLYAVSWTTVIQGGLLIVGVLAIAPILIMKAGGMGHINEVMAGIDPTFVQPYLTEGMTFTPEFLLSFGLMLTVGLACAPHVINNVLAAKEERYFKWSPLIAFAVYAVVMLLMKFAGFAGRVLVEEGSIILPDVPNAQDFIFISGLEYAMPNLWVWSFFAVIVLAAVMSTTDRLMLTVGSMFAWDVWKNIFRPSASDKEVLLVSRVAVVVAAGGTLLLAINPPQMLAWLMWSGIGIMLATFAVPLLAGLYWRGATREGAIASMLVGLVSGGALGYWYYVVDKMPFHFSMYAFLLSAVTMVVVSMATTKTDAKVLDATLTGKFIHLR